The genomic interval TCGTCCGACCGTTCTTCAAAGACGGCGAGATGAATCAAGGGATCGGCCGGTTCGCTTTTCTCAGCTTGGTGCGCGTGGCCAAGGGATTCTTTCTCGCCATCGTGATGGGTACGCCACTCGGGTTCGTGCTCGGGCTGTCGGCCTCGTTCAACCGGGCGTTCGATCCGATCATTCAAATCCTGCGGCCGATCTCGCCGCTGGCGTGGCTTCCGCTCGGACTCATCATCTTCCAGCGGTCGGAGCCGGCGGCGCTGTTTACCATCGCTGTGTGCGCCATGTGGCCGACGGTGATCAACACCGCCGTCGGGGTTCGCAGCATCAACCAAGACTATCTCAACGTCGGTCGCGTGTTGCGGTTGTCGCGCGCCAAGATGCTGCGCAAGATCATCGTACCGGCGACCCTGCCGTACATGTTCACCGGCTTCCGGCTGTCGCTGGGTATCGCGTGGCTCGTCATCGTCGCCTCCGAGATGCTCACCGGCGCCCCGGGCGTCGGCGGCTTTCTCTGGCAAGAATACAATAGCCTCGTCTACTCGCACATCTTACTCTCCATCATCACCATCGGGGTTATCGGCTTTCTGCTCGACCGCCTGATGGGCATGGCCGAGCGTCGTTTCCAAACCGCGTGAGTCGAGCGTGGGCATGGCACTGCTGACACTACGCAACGTTAGCAAGAGCTACGATACGCCGGGCGGCCGGCGACACCGGGTCTTGCACGGTCTGCACCTCGACGTCGCCGACGGCGAGTTCGTTTCGATCGTCGGCTACTCGGGATCGGGAAAGACGACCTTGGTTTCGCTCATCGCCGGTTTGATCGAGCCCGACGAGGGCGAGATTTCTCTCGGCGGCGTACCCATCGACGGACCGAGTCCGGACCGTGGCATCGTGTTTCAGAATTATTCTCTGCTCGCGTGGATGACGGTGTTCGAGAACATCTTCCTCGCGGTCGACGCCGTGTCACCGCAGCGTTCGTTGGCGCAGAAGCGAGAGCGCACCGAGCAGCTCATCCATCTCGTCAATCTTCAGCAAGCGATGGACAAGCGGCCGCGCGAACTCTCGGGTGGCATGCGGCAGCGCGTCGCCGTCGCCCGCGGGCTAGCGATGGACCCCAAGCTGTTGTTGCTCGATGAGCCGTTCAGCGCGCTCGACGCGCTCACCCGCGCCACGCTGCAGACCGAACTCGCCCGCATCTGGATGGGCGAGCGCAAGACCGTCGTAATGATCACCAACGACGTCGAAGAGGCGATTCTGCTCGCTGACCGAATCTATCCACTCACCTCGGCTCCGGACGCCACGCTTGGTCCCGGTATTCCGGTCGATATTCCTCACCCGCGCTCAAGCCGCAGTCTGAACCTCCATCCCGAATACCGCCACGTGCGCCACGCATTGGTCGACTTTCTCGTCAACCAGCGAAACGCGAGTCGTGCGTCGCACGCCACCGCGGGGAGACAGTGAACAAGCGTTTTCTCGAGCTGACCCAGCTCGGTAAGAGTTACGAGACGCCCTACGGCGCCGCTGTCATCGTGCAGGACTTCAATCTGCTCGTCGCGGAGAGCGAGTTCATCTGCATCATCGGGCATTCGGGCTGTGGCAAGTCGACCGTGCTTTCCATCTTGATGGGTCTCAGTACCGCCACGGAAGGCGGCGTCATTCTCGCTGGGAAGGAGGTCGTCGGGCCCGGCCTCGATCGCGGCGTGGTGTTCCAATCACCGTCACTGCTGCCCTGGCTGACGGTGCGCGACAACGTCTTGCTGGCAGTGGATCAGGTTCACGCACAGGAGCCGCACGCACAACGCATCTTGCTGGCTGAGCGCTACCTCGATCTCGTGGGGTTGCGTGATTCCGCGGATCACTATCCCGACGCGTTGTCAGCCGGAATGCGCCAGCGCGTTGGCATCGCGCGCGCCTACGCCCTCGAGCCGAAGGTCCTCTTGCTCGATGAGCCCTTCAGCCTTCTCGATGCGCTGACGCGCATGGAGCTGCAAGACGATCTGATGCGACTTTGGGAGCAGGAAAAGAAGACCGTGGTGATGGTGACCCACGATGTCGACGAGGCCCTCCTGCTCGCGGATCGGATCGTCATGATGACGAGCGGCCCCGCCGCAACCGTCGGCGCCGTGCTCGACGTACCGCTCGTGCGGCCGCGCCAGCGCGCCATGCTGTTCGAGGACCCCAGCTACTATCAGGCTCGCGACCGTCTGCTCGCCTTTCTCGAAGGCACGGACCGCCACGGGGCGCAAAACCTACCGGCAGGTTCGGTTGTAAACGTAGAATCAGGGTGCCAGATGGAGACGGAGGAAAATGCAAATCATCGGAACGGCAACAGGAAGACAGATCTGGCGTCGGCTCAGCATTGGGATGGTGTTGGCCGTACTAGTCAACCCAGAGGTGAGCCGAGCTGAGGTAACGCTCGATCCGATCTCGCCAAAACTGTCAGTGGCCGCCAGCCTCCGCACCCGTTGGGAGCTGTGGAACTGGTTTGAACCACACGGCACGCAGAACAACGACTACGACTTCATCGGGACGGTCGCGCGAACCTCGCTGAAGTGGAAGGACGATGCCTTCGATGTGTTCGTCGAGGCGCAGAACTCCGCACTCATCGATCTGCCCACCACGGCGTCGGCACCTCCGCCGCAGGGGAATCTGGGACTCGGCGGAGTCTATTACCAGCAGAACCGCGCGCGGAACGACGCCAGCATCTTTCTCAAGCAAGGCTACCTCACCCTCAAGCAGGTCGGCATTCCCGGGCTGACGGTGAAAGGTGGGCGCTTCGAGTTCTCCGAGGGCAATGAAGTCCTCTCCGGCGATGCGACGGTCGATTGGCTGAAGAACCAGCGCATCGCGCAACGACTGATCGGGCCGTTCGGCTGGTCGGATGTCGGCCGCGCGTTCGACGGCGGCACGGCGGCGTGGAATCAGGCGCCGTATAACGTCACGATCATGGCCTCGCATCCGACCGCGGGCGGCTTCGATCTCAACGGGATGCCTGACATCGACGATATCGACGTCGCTTACGCCGGCTTCAATCTCACCAAGTTGTTGGCGTCATCCACCACCGATGCTCGGCTCTTCTACATTTGCTACGACGACCGCCGTCATCAAGTGAAGTCGGACAATCGGCCTCTGAAAGTGCGCGCCGGCGCCGACCGCTTCGACGACATCCAGATTTCGACCGAGGGCGCCAATCTCATTCACCTGCTGCCGACCGCGGCCGGACCGATCGATGTGTTACTGTGGGGAGCGATCCAGCAAGGTGACTGGGGGTTGCTCGGTCATGACGCCTGGAGTTGGGACGTCGAAGCCGGATGGCAACCGGCGTCGTTACCCTGGAAACCGTGGCTGCGGGTTGGAGTGACGCGCAGCTCCGGCGACGACAACCCGAACGACGGCGACCACCGCACCTTCTTTCAGATTCTCCCCACGGCGCGACCCTACGCGCTCTCGACCTTCTACAACATGCTGAACACCACCGACATCTTTCAGGAAATCATCCTGAGGCCGATCCCAGGCTTGATCTCACGCACGGATGCACACGTGCTGCGCCTGACGGAGGCGCACGATCTCTGGTATCAGGGATCCGGCGCAACGCTCTCGGATTCCAACCGACCCGAAGGCTTCGGATTCGCCGGTCGGCCCGCCAACAACCTGCACGAGTTGTTCACCGTGCTGGAGACTTCACTTGGCTACGATTGGAACGCGTATCTCAACACCAGCCTGTACTACGGTCATGTCTTCGGTGGCGCCGTGGTCTCCTCGATTTTCGCCGGCGACGAGGCGGACTTCGGCTATTTCGAGATGACGCTGAAGCTCTGATCGCAATCTTGACTTTCTCCGGCTTGGCTGACGTAGTGTCGCGCTGTGCGAAACGAACGGCCCACCCTGAGCATCCCGAAAGAACAGTTCCGCTCGCTGCTGGCGGAGACCGGGCGACGCATGGGGTTGACCGAGGCAGCCCTCGGCGAGTTGGTGAAGCGTGCGCAGCTCGGGCACTGGCAGAAGAACCAAGAGATCTTCACCCCCGATGATGCGGCAGACCTGGTAAACTTTCTGGTTGCGGGGGCGGTCAAGGTGACCTGTCCATCGGGCAACGGCACGGTGTTGGTGCAGTTGGTGCGGCCGGGCCAGTTCTTTGGTCTCAATTGGTTCGCCGAGCGCGGCCGCCCGCGTCTGTTCGGCGCCACCGCGTTCACCGACTGCACGGTGGCGATGGTGACCAGCGAGATGATGGCGACTCTGATCAGCGACTCGCCGCCACAATCGGTGATGCGCATCATGTCGTACAGTTGGCGAGCGCTTAGTCGCCTGCTGTACCAGAAGTGCTGCCTGCTAGGCTTGCGCTTGGAAGACCGCCTCAAGCGGGAGTTGGGCGTGCTCGCGCGCGACTTCGGCCGCGAGCATGACGGCGGCATGCTGATCGATCTGCCGCTCACGCACGCCGACCTCGCTGAATTTGCGATCGCCTCGCGCGCCAACGTGGCGCGCGTTATGAAGCAGTTCGAGCGCAACGGTTTGGTGTCGCGCATCGGTCGCCGAGTCTTTCTCACGCCGACCTTCTTCGATCGCGATCAGAATCCCGACTTCGACCGCCTGCTCGCCACTGATTTGCTGCGGCCACCCTCGCAGCGTCTCGCCTAACACAAAGAAACCCCACGCCGCTGTGCCGAACGGCACAGGCGTGCATGGACGGGTCATCATCCTGTCTCGTATCGTGCGTGCGTACGAGCGGAGGCGGGGCGGCGACGACCATCACCAACCCAAATGGACGCCATGCAAACTTTGACCGAACTCATTGCGGAGCACTTGGGTGTCGACGCCAGCGAGATCACCGCGGAGACCAACTTCGCCGACGACCTGGGCGCCGACTCACTCGACGTCGCCGAGATCGCCATCGCGGTCGAAGACCGCTTGGGCATTACGCTCGACGACGCGGAACTCGATCGCATCCGCACGGTGGGACAAGCGGTTGAGATGCTCGACAGCAAACTGCGCCACGCCGCTGCACTACGCAGCGGGCGGTCGCGAGCATCCTGACCGGACAACGGATGAGAGGATGAAGGGGCGATGATCGACGACGCATGTTCGCTACACAGCAGCGAGGACTTCGACGAGTTTCTGTGGCCACTCACCAACGCAACCTGGCCAGTGAACTGGACGCGGCTGGCGGAGGAGCATCGCCTGCGGCGTCGCCTGCAGGAGATCCTCGCCCACGTGCACGAAACCCACGTGGCGCCGCGCCTGAGCCGACTCGGTCACGCCGCCAGCGCCGACGCGATCGCCCAGATCACCCAGAGCGTGATCGCCGGGCCAATAGACGGCAATCTGTGGGAACGCAGCTTACGCGACTTGGTGCCGCGCGCACTCCGCGACGAGTGGCAAGCGCTGTGCACTGAGTTGCGCGGCTTGTGCGATCCACCGTCGGCGGCGCGCAGTACGCGCGAGAAGCGCTAGCGCTGCTGGCGGCTCACGCCGCGGCGACCTCGATCACCGAAATCTCGCGCGGCGCGAACAGCCGGATGCGTTGCCCCGTCACCCCCAGCCCGCGATTGACATAAAGGAAGCACCCCTCCTTCTCGAACAGCCCTCGATCGAACGGCGTCACGAAGCGCGCCAGGCCGCGCGGACGGCCGCCGAACCACGGCATCGCTACTTGCCCACCGTGCGTGTGTCCCGACAGCGTGAGGCCAATCCCGAGCGCCGCCGCGTGGCTGAAAGCCTCCGGGCGATGCGACAACAACAGTACCGGCTCGGTCGCGGAGAGCTGCGACTCCAGCGCTGCGAGTCCGTCATGACGGTGAACGCCGCGCGCCCAGTCGCGTCCGACGTCATCAACGCCAACAATGTGCAAGCGCGTACCGCGCACCTCGACCGTGGCGATCGCGTTGCGCAAGATGGTGAACGGCGTGTATTGGCGCAGCTCGGCCTCGACACGGTCCGCGCCGGCATAGTGATCGTGATTACCCAGAATGGCGAAGACGCCCAGGCGAGCGTGTAGCGCCGCCAGGATCGGCAATTGCGTCGAGAGATTTGCGGCCGGTCCGTCCGCGATATCGCCGGTGATGCAGATCAGATCCGGATCGAGGGCGTTAACGCGGGCAACGAAGCGCTGCAGCTGCGCCACAGTGAGATTCTGGCCGATGTGAATGTCGCTGATCTGGGCGATGCGCAGCCCTAGCAACGCCGGCGGATAGGCGAGCGGAATACGCAACTGCGTGACCGTGAGACGCCACTGCCCAATCGTATAGCCGTAGGCAAACGCCAGCGTGATCGTGCTCACCCCGGTCACCGAGAACCAGTGAAAGAGGCCATCAATCGCCGAGCGCGCCGAGCTCATGACGACGGGCTGCGTCGTGCCGGCTTCGACCGTGAGTGCGCCCAGCAGCAACCGCATGGTCGCCCACCCCAGCGTGCTCAACCCGAGGAAGACGGCACAAAATAGCGCCGTGAACGCCACGCCCGAGTAGCCACGCAACACCCGCGCCTGCCAGCTGCGCCCGTCGCGCTGGCCACGCATGGTGCCGATCACCTTGCGATTGATCGCGTAGAGCGTGAGCGCACCCGCGAAATGAATCGGCGCCGGCAACGGATGCCCCAGCACCGACAGCAGCCACGCACCGGTGACCCACTGAGCCAGACTCACCGCCGCCAACAAGAGCGTGAAGAAGTGACCGAAGAACCACCCGACAGCAGCCTGCCACAGCTGCGCCAGCGGTGGCCGAGACGATTGTACGAACGACATGGGACGTAGAGTAACCAAAAGGATGGTCGCACGCCACCGCTAGACGCCTTGGCGACGTTTCGCTACCCTCCGGCCATGCTGCGTCGAGTGATCGTGTGCGGCACTCGTGTCGTCGTCGCCACGCTCGTCACTCTCGCGCTGCCGGCATCGGCTCGCGGCGCCGCGGCGTTTTCTTTGAACAGCAGCGCGTTTCCGCGCAAGGGTACGCTCCCCCCAAAGTATACCTGTGACGGCTCGGATACCGCCAAGGATGGCGGCGCCGCCGACATGAACGCCGGAATCTCGCCGGCGCTGCAGTGGCAAGACCCGCCGGCCGGCACCAAGGCGTACGCGCTGGTCGTCGACGATCTCGATTGGCCGAGCGGATCGCGGGTGCATTGGTTGTTGTTCGACATCCCCGCCACGGCCACGGCGCTGCCTGAAGCCGTGCCCAAGAGCGAGACGCTCGCCGACGGGAGCCGCCACGGCCGCAACGACTTCCGCAATCCGTTCTATCAAGGACCATGTCCGCCGCGCGGCGATCCAGCGCACCAGTACCTGTTCACTC from Deltaproteobacteria bacterium carries:
- the ntrB gene encoding nitrate ABC transporter permease, yielding MKKRVDVGALLLPLVGVGLVVFVWTVLSQTVAPDLPSPWRTWVESKSYIVRPFFKDGEMNQGIGRFAFLSLVRVAKGFFLAIVMGTPLGFVLGLSASFNRAFDPIIQILRPISPLAWLPLGLIIFQRSEPAALFTIAVCAMWPTVINTAVGVRSINQDYLNVGRVLRLSRAKMLRKIIVPATLPYMFTGFRLSLGIAWLVIVASEMLTGAPGVGGFLWQEYNSLVYSHILLSIITIGVIGFLLDRLMGMAERRFQTA
- a CDS encoding alginate export family protein, with amino-acid sequence MSRAEVTLDPISPKLSVAASLRTRWELWNWFEPHGTQNNDYDFIGTVARTSLKWKDDAFDVFVEAQNSALIDLPTTASAPPPQGNLGLGGVYYQQNRARNDASIFLKQGYLTLKQVGIPGLTVKGGRFEFSEGNEVLSGDATVDWLKNQRIAQRLIGPFGWSDVGRAFDGGTAAWNQAPYNVTIMASHPTAGGFDLNGMPDIDDIDVAYAGFNLTKLLASSTTDARLFYICYDDRRHQVKSDNRPLKVRAGADRFDDIQISTEGANLIHLLPTAAGPIDVLLWGAIQQGDWGLLGHDAWSWDVEAGWQPASLPWKPWLRVGVTRSSGDDNPNDGDHRTFFQILPTARPYALSTFYNMLNTTDIFQEIILRPIPGLISRTDAHVLRLTEAHDLWYQGSGATLSDSNRPEGFGFAGRPANNLHELFTVLETSLGYDWNAYLNTSLYYGHVFGGAVVSSIFAGDEADFGYFEMTLKL
- a CDS encoding Crp/Fnr family transcriptional regulator; translated protein: MRNERPTLSIPKEQFRSLLAETGRRMGLTEAALGELVKRAQLGHWQKNQEIFTPDDAADLVNFLVAGAVKVTCPSGNGTVLVQLVRPGQFFGLNWFAERGRPRLFGATAFTDCTVAMVTSEMMATLISDSPPQSVMRIMSYSWRALSRLLYQKCCLLGLRLEDRLKRELGVLARDFGREHDGGMLIDLPLTHADLAEFAIASRANVARVMKQFERNGLVSRIGRRVFLTPTFFDRDQNPDFDRLLATDLLRPPSQRLA
- a CDS encoding acyl carrier protein, whose translation is MDAMQTLTELIAEHLGVDASEITAETNFADDLGADSLDVAEIAIAVEDRLGITLDDAELDRIRTVGQAVEMLDSKLRHAAALRSGRSRAS
- a CDS encoding metallophosphoesterase, which produces MSFVQSSRPPLAQLWQAAVGWFFGHFFTLLLAAVSLAQWVTGAWLLSVLGHPLPAPIHFAGALTLYAINRKVIGTMRGQRDGRSWQARVLRGYSGVAFTALFCAVFLGLSTLGWATMRLLLGALTVEAGTTQPVVMSSARSAIDGLFHWFSVTGVSTITLAFAYGYTIGQWRLTVTQLRIPLAYPPALLGLRIAQISDIHIGQNLTVAQLQRFVARVNALDPDLICITGDIADGPAANLSTQLPILAALHARLGVFAILGNHDHYAGADRVEAELRQYTPFTILRNAIATVEVRGTRLHIVGVDDVGRDWARGVHRHDGLAALESQLSATEPVLLLSHRPEAFSHAAALGIGLTLSGHTHGGQVAMPWFGGRPRGLARFVTPFDRGLFEKEGCFLYVNRGLGVTGQRIRLFAPREISVIEVAAA
- a CDS encoding YbhB/YbcL family Raf kinase inhibitor-like protein, translated to MLRRVIVCGTRVVVATLVTLALPASARGAAAFSLNSSAFPRKGTLPPKYTCDGSDTAKDGGAADMNAGISPALQWQDPPAGTKAYALVVDDLDWPSGSRVHWLLFDIPATATALPEAVPKSETLADGSRHGRNDFRNPFYQGPCPPRGDPAHQYLFTLYALDAPTGLPAGASKSQLMQAIQKHTLATAELTGKYAR